A single region of the Massilia sp. erpn genome encodes:
- a CDS encoding histidine phosphatase family protein yields the protein MELILVRHPQPLAAPGACYGSSDLAVADEEMRRIHAALRAELAAMPGLAPLRIYSSPLRRCAGLARLMSEEVCFDVRLAEMDFGAWELRQWDQIARAEIDAWTADLLHYRPGGGESVLMMAQRIAQFLNDLQEALAKQPPCQPLLVCHAGSIRLISALASGLPLQDAALAAASSPHKIAYGAVLRLPLACKSV from the coding sequence ATGGAACTGATCCTGGTGCGCCACCCGCAGCCGCTGGCTGCGCCGGGCGCCTGCTATGGCAGCAGCGATCTGGCGGTGGCGGATGAGGAAATGCGGCGCATCCACGCCGCCTTGCGCGCGGAGCTGGCTGCCATGCCCGGATTGGCGCCCTTGCGCATCTATTCCAGTCCGCTGCGGCGCTGCGCCGGTCTGGCCAGGCTGATGAGCGAGGAGGTCTGCTTCGACGTTCGTCTGGCCGAAATGGACTTCGGTGCATGGGAGCTGCGCCAGTGGGACCAGATCGCGCGCGCCGAAATTGATGCCTGGACCGCCGACCTGCTGCACTACCGCCCCGGCGGCGGCGAATCTGTGCTGATGATGGCGCAGCGTATCGCGCAGTTCCTGAATGACCTGCAGGAGGCCTTGGCTAAGCAGCCGCCCTGCCAGCCGTTGCTCGTCTGCCATGCCGGCAGCATCCGTCTCATCAGCGCCCTCGCCTCCGGCCTGCCCCTGCAGGACGCTGCGCTGGCCGCCGCCAGCAGTCCGCACAAGATCGCCTATGGCGCTGTTCTGCGGTTGCCCTTGGCATGCAAGTCCGTATAA
- a CDS encoding cobyrinate a,c-diamide synthase: MSEKITVRAMLLAAVSSGQGKTTVTAALARKLVQQGQRVHVFKCGPDFIDPMLLERASGAPVKSLDLWMVGEDACRQQLAQAAREADVILIEGVMGLYDGTPSSADLSRTFGVPVMAVIDAGAMAQTAGALVHGLRDYGPVQMAGVIANRVASPGHAKMVAASLRDIPLFATLPKQARSLPERHLGLVLPGEVADLHTLLDELAAQLDFNQQAWDSQPLVELDLPPTPQPQRQHLQGKTIAIARDAAFMFLYPANLETLQALGARLEFFSPLADEALPPHADAVYLPGGYPELHACALAAAGKWTASIRAAHAAGLPIVAECGGMMALADMLCDSEGREWPMAGLLPGRVEMQKRLAGLGAQALPTEQGPLRGHTFHYSRLTTDTTPVAHTVKNPSGLQGEAAYQIGSLHASYFHAYFPSNPEAVAALFARSES, encoded by the coding sequence ATGAGCGAAAAGATCACCGTGCGCGCCATGCTGCTGGCCGCCGTATCCTCCGGCCAGGGCAAGACCACGGTCACAGCGGCGCTGGCGCGCAAGCTGGTGCAACAGGGGCAGCGCGTGCACGTATTCAAGTGCGGACCGGATTTCATCGACCCCATGCTGCTGGAACGCGCCAGCGGCGCGCCGGTCAAATCGCTTGACCTGTGGATGGTGGGCGAGGATGCTTGCCGCCAGCAGCTGGCGCAGGCCGCGCGCGAAGCCGATGTGATCCTCATCGAAGGCGTGATGGGCTTATATGACGGCACGCCCTCTTCGGCCGACTTGTCGCGCACCTTCGGCGTGCCGGTCATGGCGGTGATTGATGCCGGCGCGATGGCGCAAACGGCCGGTGCGCTGGTGCACGGCTTGCGCGACTATGGCCCGGTGCAAATGGCTGGCGTGATCGCCAACCGCGTCGCCAGTCCCGGCCACGCGAAAATGGTGGCCGCCTCGCTGCGCGATATTCCGCTGTTCGCCACCCTGCCCAAGCAGGCGCGCTCCCTGCCCGAACGCCATCTTGGCCTGGTGCTGCCCGGCGAGGTCGCCGATCTCCATACCCTGCTGGACGAGCTGGCGGCGCAGCTGGATTTCAACCAGCAGGCATGGGACAGCCAGCCGCTGGTCGAGCTGGACCTGCCACCCACGCCGCAGCCCCAGCGCCAGCATCTGCAAGGCAAAACCATCGCCATTGCGCGCGATGCAGCCTTCATGTTCCTCTACCCCGCCAATCTCGAGACGCTGCAGGCACTGGGCGCGCGCCTGGAATTCTTCTCGCCGCTGGCCGACGAGGCGCTGCCGCCGCATGCCGACGCCGTCTATCTGCCAGGCGGCTATCCCGAGCTGCATGCCTGCGCGCTGGCCGCCGCCGGCAAGTGGACAGCCTCCATCCGCGCCGCCCACGCGGCCGGCCTGCCCATCGTCGCCGAATGCGGCGGTATGATGGCGCTGGCCGATATGCTGTGCGACAGCGAAGGCAGGGAGTGGCCTATGGCCGGCCTGCTGCCGGGCCGCGTCGAAATGCAAAAGCGTCTGGCCGGCCTGGGCGCGCAGGCGCTGCCGACAGAGCAGGGCCCCTTGCGCGGCCACACTTTCCACTACTCACGGCTGACGACCGACACAACGCCTGTTGCGCATACGGTGAAAAATCCTTCTGGCCTTCAAGGCGAGGCCGCGTACCAGATCGGCTCCCTGCACGCCTCCTATTTCCACGCCTACTTCCCCTCCAATCCGGAGGCAGTGGCGGCATTGTTCGCGCGGAGCGAGTCATGA
- a CDS encoding HAMP domain-containing sensor histidine kinase yields MKRSNSLRRPIVVAYLLFALISSAFFAIIAGIAVEGIETRLVDERLEDVAMWASPRYAGKLPVEMPAGMSFHHGADIPLSLRNLPPGVQEKTVDGVDLHLLVGQDENGDYVVVDHDSEYEKIELVVYSLFALGFLGFLGCSAVLGTFVANRIIVPIMQLADAVEQRKPDLPLQERKDELGLLARSFAGHTGELTRFLDRERFFTGDVSHELRTPLTVISGAAEVLMAQTQDQPQLHAPAERIYRAAREAAESVSVLLRLARSPEVLEWASLSAAALAQDEVARYQHLVAERPLTLDYLGGEDFAVRAPRELLLAAIGNLIRNACQYTERGAVSVSLGTQSIIVEDTGPGLPPAAMAALRNEPMPAEARGSSGTGLGLALVQRISAYLGADLQVSEGAEGGTRFELRFKRLLTKS; encoded by the coding sequence ATGAAGAGGTCTAACTCCCTGCGCCGGCCGATTGTCGTTGCCTATCTGCTGTTCGCGCTGATTTCATCGGCTTTCTTCGCCATCATCGCCGGCATCGCGGTGGAGGGCATCGAAACCCGGCTGGTGGACGAGCGCCTGGAGGATGTCGCCATGTGGGCTTCGCCGCGCTATGCCGGCAAGCTGCCAGTGGAAATGCCGGCCGGGATGAGCTTCCACCACGGCGCCGATATTCCCCTCTCCCTGCGTAACCTGCCGCCCGGCGTGCAGGAAAAAACCGTGGACGGCGTGGACCTGCATCTGCTGGTGGGGCAGGACGAAAACGGCGACTACGTGGTGGTGGACCACGACAGCGAATACGAAAAGATCGAGCTGGTGGTGTATTCCCTGTTCGCGCTGGGCTTCCTAGGTTTCCTCGGATGTTCTGCGGTGCTGGGCACCTTTGTCGCCAACCGCATCATCGTGCCGATCATGCAGCTGGCCGACGCGGTGGAGCAGCGCAAACCCGATCTGCCGCTGCAGGAACGCAAGGACGAACTGGGCCTGCTGGCGCGCTCCTTCGCCGGCCACACCGGCGAGCTGACCCGTTTCCTCGACCGTGAGCGCTTCTTCACCGGTGATGTCAGCCACGAACTGCGCACCCCGCTGACCGTGATCAGCGGCGCGGCCGAGGTGCTGATGGCGCAAACCCAGGATCAACCGCAATTGCATGCGCCGGCCGAACGCATTTACCGCGCGGCGCGCGAGGCGGCGGAATCGGTCTCCGTGCTGCTGCGTCTCGCCCGTTCGCCCGAGGTGCTGGAATGGGCCTCGCTGTCGGCCGCCGCACTGGCGCAGGACGAGGTGGCGCGCTACCAGCATCTGGTGGCCGAACGCCCACTGACCCTGGACTATCTTGGTGGTGAAGATTTCGCCGTGCGCGCGCCGCGCGAACTGCTGCTTGCCGCCATTGGCAATCTGATACGCAATGCCTGCCAGTACACGGAGCGCGGCGCCGTCAGCGTCAGCCTGGGAACGCAGTCCATCATCGTCGAAGACACCGGGCCAGGGTTGCCGCCCGCCGCCATGGCCGCGCTGCGCAACGAACCGATGCCGGCCGAAGCGCGCGGTTCTTCCGGCACGGGGCTGGGATTGGCGCTGGTGCAGCGCATCAGCGCTTACCTGGGGGCCGACCTGCAGGTGAGCGAGGGCGCCGAAGGCGGCACGCGCTTCGAGTTGCGTTTCAAAAGGCTCTTAACGAAATCTTAA
- a CDS encoding adenosylcobinamide-GDP ribazoletransferase, with product MQQLRLFFIALQFFTRLPIPRWVGFEPGWLQHSSRYFPLVGLVVAAIGCAAYALAALVLPAPLAALLSTAATIYITGAFHEDGFADVCDGFGGGLTRERVLEIMKDSRVGAYGAIGIVLLLAVKITALACMPALTALAALLVAHPVSRLMAAALIWRMEYARAEGKAKPLAQEMSGGEFAIAALCAALPLLLAGTMGWLSWHTLACGLLASALAAFWLARKFQRRVGGYTGDCLGAVQQLTEAIFYLCVLASASSLHPAWN from the coding sequence ATGCAGCAGTTGCGCCTCTTCTTCATCGCCCTGCAATTCTTCACGCGCCTGCCGATTCCACGCTGGGTAGGTTTTGAGCCGGGCTGGCTGCAGCATTCATCGCGCTATTTCCCGCTGGTGGGACTGGTGGTAGCGGCCATAGGCTGCGCTGCATACGCCCTGGCAGCCCTGGTGCTGCCCGCGCCGCTGGCAGCCCTGCTCTCAACCGCTGCCACTATATATATCACCGGCGCCTTCCACGAAGACGGTTTCGCCGATGTTTGCGACGGTTTCGGCGGCGGATTGACGCGCGAACGGGTGCTGGAGATTATGAAAGATTCGCGTGTCGGAGCGTATGGCGCGATCGGCATCGTCTTGCTGCTGGCGGTGAAAATCACTGCGCTGGCCTGTATGCCCGCCCTCACCGCACTGGCGGCGCTGCTGGTGGCGCATCCCGTGTCGCGCCTGATGGCGGCGGCGCTGATCTGGCGCATGGAGTATGCGCGGGCCGAAGGCAAGGCCAAGCCGCTGGCGCAGGAAATGAGCGGCGGCGAATTCGCCATCGCCGCCCTGTGCGCCGCCCTGCCCCTGCTGCTGGCCGGGACCATGGGCTGGCTGTCCTGGCACACCCTGGCCTGCGGCTTGCTGGCGTCGGCGCTGGCGGCCTTCTGGCTGGCGCGCAAATTCCAGCGCCGTGTTGGCGGCTATACCGGCGATTGCCTGGGCGCGGTGCAGCAGCTCACGGAGGCCATCTTCTATTTATGCGTGCTGGCCAGCGCCAGCAGCCTGCATCCGGCATGGAACTGA
- the cobO gene encoding cob(I)yrinic acid a,c-diamide adenosyltransferase — MTPTTSDDITALNERHRARMERKKAIIDAKIAAADKQIGIIIVNTGNGKGKSSSGFGMAVRAMGHGMKVGVVQFIKGAMATGEELFLRRFPEEVSFHAMGEGYTWETQNRERDIEKALAAWEQAKRFLADPAIGMVVLDELNIALKYQYLDVETVIADLLERPAMQHVVITGRGAPPELIEIADTVTEMNVVKHAFKAGIAAQAGTEW; from the coding sequence ATGACCCCTACGACTTCCGACGACATCACCGCATTGAATGAACGCCATCGCGCCCGCATGGAGCGCAAGAAGGCCATCATCGACGCCAAGATCGCGGCCGCCGACAAGCAGATCGGCATCATCATCGTCAACACCGGCAACGGCAAGGGCAAAAGCTCCAGCGGTTTCGGCATGGCGGTGCGCGCCATGGGTCATGGCATGAAGGTGGGCGTGGTGCAGTTCATCAAGGGCGCGATGGCGACCGGAGAAGAACTCTTTCTGCGCCGCTTCCCGGAAGAAGTCAGCTTCCACGCCATGGGAGAAGGCTATACCTGGGAAACCCAGAACCGTGAGCGCGATATCGAAAAGGCGCTGGCAGCCTGGGAGCAGGCCAAGCGCTTTCTCGCCGATCCGGCCATCGGCATGGTGGTGCTGGACGAACTGAATATCGCCCTCAAATACCAGTATCTGGACGTGGAGACTGTCATCGCCGACCTGCTGGAGCGTCCGGCCATGCAGCACGTCGTCATCACCGGCCGCGGCGCGCCGCCGGAACTGATTGAAATCGCCGACACCGTGACCGAGATGAATGTGGTCAAACACGCCTTCAAGGCGGGCATTGCGGCGCAAGCCGGGACGGAGTGGTAA
- a CDS encoding response regulator transcription factor yields the protein MRLLIIEDNPDIIANLYGFLEPKGYILDSAVNGYGGLALAAQNQYDAVVLDVMLPGLNGLELCQKLRGELGMDTPVLMLTARDTLQDKVAGFESGADDYLVKPFSLIELEVRLKALVRRAHGAHGRSSTMTVGELVFDTATFDARRAGRPLVLTKTGYTILGCLMKQSPRVVTREQIENEVWGDNRPDSDALRTHIHAVRQVLDKPYAFAMLRTISGIGYKLVASHEEV from the coding sequence ATGCGCCTGCTCATTATTGAAGACAATCCGGATATTATCGCCAATCTCTACGGCTTCCTCGAACCCAAGGGTTATATTCTTGATTCGGCGGTGAATGGCTATGGAGGGCTGGCGCTGGCCGCCCAGAACCAGTACGACGCTGTCGTGCTGGACGTGATGCTGCCTGGCCTGAATGGCCTGGAGCTGTGCCAGAAGCTGCGCGGCGAGCTGGGAATGGATACACCGGTGCTGATGCTGACCGCGCGCGACACCCTGCAGGACAAGGTGGCCGGCTTCGAAAGCGGGGCCGACGACTATCTGGTCAAGCCCTTCTCCCTGATCGAGCTGGAAGTGCGCCTGAAAGCCCTGGTACGGCGCGCCCACGGCGCCCATGGCCGCAGCAGCACCATGACGGTGGGCGAACTGGTTTTCGACACCGCCACCTTCGATGCCCGCCGCGCCGGCCGTCCGCTGGTGCTGACCAAGACCGGCTACACCATCCTGGGCTGCCTGATGAAACAGTCGCCGCGCGTGGTCACGCGCGAACAGATCGAAAACGAAGTCTGGGGTGACAACCGCCCCGACAGCGACGCATTGCGCACCCATATCCATGCCGTGCGCCAGGTGCTGGACAAGCCCTATGCCTTCGCCATGCTGCGCACCATCTCCGGCATAGGCTACAAACTGGTGGCCTCGCATGAAGAGGTCTAA
- the cobU gene encoding bifunctional adenosylcobinamide kinase/adenosylcobinamide-phosphate guanylyltransferase — MSNTLVLGGARSGKSLYAEKLAAASGREIIYIATAAAGDGEMAARIEHHRQQRPAHWITVEEPLALAQALQQWRAPQRVVLVDCLTLWLTNLLFADGSEYPDVGLLTLPARFHQERAALLAVLGETQQTGDIILVSNEVGMGIVPYGAISRAFTDEAGRLNQAVAAACDRAVFVAAGLPLVLKGAPC, encoded by the coding sequence ATGAGCAATACCCTGGTGCTGGGCGGCGCGCGCTCCGGAAAAAGCCTGTATGCCGAAAAACTGGCCGCCGCCTCCGGCAGGGAGATCATCTATATCGCCACCGCTGCCGCAGGCGATGGCGAAATGGCGGCCCGCATCGAGCATCACCGGCAACAGCGCCCAGCCCACTGGATCACAGTGGAAGAGCCGCTCGCGCTGGCTCAGGCGCTGCAGCAATGGCGCGCGCCGCAGCGCGTGGTGCTGGTCGATTGCCTGACCCTGTGGCTGACCAACCTGCTGTTCGCCGATGGCAGTGAGTATCCCGATGTGGGCCTGCTTACCCTGCCTGCCCGCTTCCATCAGGAGCGCGCGGCCCTGCTGGCGGTGCTGGGCGAGACGCAGCAAACCGGCGACATCATCCTGGTATCGAACGAGGTGGGCATGGGCATCGTGCCTTACGGTGCCATTTCACGCGCCTTCACCGACGAAGCTGGCCGCCTGAATCAGGCCGTTGCCGCCGCTTGCGACCGGGCCGTCTTCGTGGCGGCGGGCCTGCCGCTGGTGTTGAAAGGCGCGCCGTGCTGA
- a CDS encoding iron ABC transporter permease, with protein sequence MQANPVRLRKRAAVLNLALIAAILASLVLAGMVGSVTVSLSEIPGALLELLRGEANSLAATLLDLRLSRALVAFVTGASLSLAGVMMQALLRNPLADPYVLGISAGASVGALAALFFACAAWMVDSAAFASAVVVSILLYTLARRDLRGGAAADGGTALLLLTGQIFSSVCIALVTLMLSIAPESRLRSMVFWLIGELAGAPLRLLPWLVLAAVLIFTLRNARALNVMALHAEASATLGIRVGTLRKSLFFCSALLTATSVTSAGSIGFVGLIIPHACRFAFGPDHRLLVPAATLAGGAYLVLTDIVARTIIAPQQLPVGVITALIGAPVFLYQLHRLRK encoded by the coding sequence ATGCAAGCAAATCCCGTCCGGCTGCGCAAGCGCGCCGCCGTCCTCAATCTGGCGCTGATCGCCGCCATCCTCGCCAGTCTGGTCCTGGCGGGCATGGTTGGCTCGGTCACCGTTTCCCTGTCCGAGATTCCCGGCGCCCTGCTGGAGCTGCTGCGCGGCGAAGCCAACTCGCTGGCAGCCACCCTGCTCGACCTGCGCCTGAGCCGCGCGCTGGTGGCTTTCGTGACCGGCGCGTCGCTGTCGCTGGCGGGCGTGATGATGCAAGCCTTGCTGCGCAATCCCCTGGCCGATCCCTATGTGCTCGGCATTTCCGCCGGCGCCTCGGTCGGCGCCCTGGCTGCCCTCTTCTTCGCTTGCGCCGCCTGGATGGTGGACAGCGCGGCTTTCGCCAGCGCCGTCGTGGTCTCGATCCTGTTGTACACGCTGGCGCGGCGCGACCTGCGCGGCGGCGCGGCGGCCGATGGCGGTACCGCCCTGCTGCTGCTGACCGGCCAGATTTTCTCCTCCGTCTGCATCGCCCTGGTGACGCTGATGCTGTCGATCGCGCCGGAAAGCCGTCTACGCAGCATGGTGTTCTGGCTGATCGGCGAACTGGCCGGCGCGCCGCTGCGCCTTCTGCCATGGCTGGTGCTGGCAGCAGTGCTGATCTTCACCCTGCGCAATGCGCGCGCCTTGAACGTGATGGCCCTGCATGCGGAAGCCTCGGCCACGCTGGGCATCCGCGTCGGCACACTGCGCAAAAGCCTGTTCTTCTGCTCCGCCCTGCTGACCGCCACTTCCGTCACCAGCGCCGGCAGCATCGGCTTTGTCGGCCTGATTATTCCGCACGCCTGCCGCTTCGCCTTCGGCCCCGACCACCGCCTGCTGGTGCCGGCGGCCACGCTGGCCGGCGGCGCCTATCTGGTGCTGACCGATATCGTGGCGCGCACCATCATCGCGCCGCAGCAGTTGCCAGTCGGCGTCATCACGGCCCTGATCGGCGCACCGGTCTTCCTGTATCAACTGCACCGGCTGAGGAAATAA
- a CDS encoding TonB-dependent receptor domain-containing protein, with protein sequence MTFPVSRQTAFASLALAIAAPSAFAQNAAHSTVLITASRTPQPASEVLRDALTIGADEILRSGAGSISDLLQRQRGIEITRNGGPGTSGNVFIRGANGNQSLVLVDGVRIGSATTGTASWNAIPLSAIDHIEIVYGPLSTLYGADAIGGVIQIFTKKGKGDVDVTAFVGAGSNATRAADAAISGSSGPVSYSLSAGRERSDGFSASLPGASGYNPDDDGYDRRSAAGQVSLQLAEGHELGANFLYSKVDAQFDNGKSDYDARSKTRISNTSAYLRNRILPNWTSLVQASESSDKSGSFTGVASTTSQIDTKQTGFSWQNDVQLGRDTLQLLYEFRKEEVTSTSAGIAERKRHTRSLAATYGMQRGDHLFSAGARHDDNSQFGNKATGSLGYGYRISPALRANASFGTSFRAPTFNELYYTGYGNENNQPEKGRNGEIGLHYDDGKTQLGAVYYHNKLDDLLVSTTPCPYPGYKYGCAYNVNKAVLKGLSLSAERQFGNLKLSANADFQQPRDDTTGKLLQRRAKRHANLNAEYALGALHAGAELQLSGRRFEDQANRVELGGYSLLNLHATWQFSRDWSALVRWNNVADKKYEVARFYGSAGSTFFAGLRYGMK encoded by the coding sequence ATGACCTTTCCTGTATCACGGCAGACGGCGTTTGCGTCGCTCGCATTGGCTATTGCCGCGCCCTCCGCATTCGCACAAAACGCTGCGCACAGCACTGTTCTCATTACCGCCAGCCGCACGCCGCAGCCAGCCAGCGAGGTGCTGCGCGACGCACTGACCATTGGCGCCGACGAAATCCTCCGCTCCGGTGCAGGTTCCATCAGCGATCTGCTGCAGCGCCAGCGCGGCATCGAAATCACCCGCAATGGCGGTCCGGGCACCAGCGGCAATGTGTTCATCCGCGGCGCCAACGGCAACCAAAGCCTGGTGCTGGTGGATGGCGTGCGCATTGGCTCGGCCACCACCGGCACGGCCAGCTGGAACGCGATTCCGCTCAGCGCCATCGACCATATCGAGATTGTGTACGGCCCACTGAGCACCCTGTACGGCGCGGACGCTATCGGCGGCGTGATCCAGATCTTCACCAAAAAGGGCAAGGGCGATGTGGACGTGACGGCATTCGTTGGCGCGGGCAGCAATGCCACGCGCGCCGCCGATGCCGCCATCTCGGGCAGCTCGGGTCCGGTCAGCTACTCGCTGAGCGCCGGCCGCGAACGTTCCGACGGCTTCTCCGCCAGCCTGCCCGGCGCTTCGGGCTACAACCCGGACGATGACGGCTATGACCGCCGCAGCGCCGCCGGCCAAGTGTCACTGCAACTGGCGGAAGGCCATGAGCTGGGCGCGAATTTCTTGTACAGCAAAGTGGACGCCCAGTTCGACAACGGCAAATCGGACTACGATGCGCGCAGCAAAACCCGCATCAGCAATACCTCCGCCTATCTGCGCAACCGCATCCTGCCGAATTGGACCAGCCTGGTGCAAGCATCGGAAAGCAGCGATAAATCGGGCAGCTTCACCGGCGTTGCATCCACCACCAGCCAGATCGACACCAAGCAGACCGGCTTCTCCTGGCAGAACGATGTGCAGCTGGGCCGCGACACCCTGCAACTGCTGTACGAATTCCGCAAGGAGGAAGTGACGTCCACCTCGGCCGGCATCGCCGAGCGCAAGCGCCATACCCGCTCGCTGGCCGCCACCTATGGCATGCAGCGCGGCGACCATCTGTTCAGCGCCGGCGCGCGCCACGACGACAACTCGCAGTTCGGCAACAAGGCCACGGGCTCGCTGGGCTATGGCTACCGCATCTCGCCAGCGCTGCGCGCCAACGCCAGCTTCGGCACCAGCTTCCGCGCGCCGACCTTCAATGAGCTGTACTACACCGGCTACGGCAATGAGAACAACCAGCCGGAAAAGGGCCGCAACGGCGAGATCGGCCTGCACTACGACGACGGCAAGACCCAGCTGGGCGCCGTGTACTACCACAATAAGCTGGACGATCTGCTGGTCAGCACCACGCCCTGCCCCTATCCAGGCTACAAATACGGCTGCGCCTACAACGTCAACAAGGCCGTGCTGAAAGGCCTGAGCCTGTCGGCCGAGCGCCAGTTCGGCAATCTGAAACTGAGCGCCAACGCCGACTTCCAGCAGCCGCGCGACGACACCACTGGCAAGCTGCTGCAGCGCCGCGCCAAGCGACACGCCAACCTGAATGCGGAATATGCGCTGGGCGCGCTGCATGCGGGCGCCGAGCTGCAACTGTCCGGCCGCCGCTTCGAGGACCAGGCCAACCGTGTGGAACTGGGCGGCTACAGCCTGCTCAACCTGCACGCCACCTGGCAGTTCTCGCGCGACTGGTCGGCCCTGGTGCGCTGGAATAACGTGGCGGACAAGAAGTATGAAGTGGCGCGCTTCTATGGCAGCGCCGGTTCCACCTTCTTCGCCGGCCTGCGCTACGGCATGAAGTAA
- the cobT gene encoding nicotinate-nucleotide--dimethylbenzimidazole phosphoribosyltransferase yields the protein MSIPTIVPVQNAALALQLGKAIDNKTKPLGSLGTLETLARQLGLIQQSTALAVHAPAILVFAGDHGVVAEGISAYPQDVTWQMVENFLAGGAAINVFARQNGCALQVVDAGVNHDFGPRAGLVDCKVAHGTRNFAQEAAMTAAECDRALQHGMALAAELPGNVLGFGEMGIGNTTAAAALMHKLTGIPVRDCVGAGTGLSAEGVLRKQHVIEAAAAKHAGVSAPLDVLATFGGFEIAMMAGAMLKAAERRMLLLIDGFIVTSALLVAARMQPAILDYCVFAHCSDENGHQQMLEQLGARPLLHLGLRLGEGTGAALALPLLHAAVNFMNEMATFESAQVSEKSE from the coding sequence ATGTCCATTCCAACTATCGTACCCGTACAGAACGCGGCGCTTGCCCTCCAACTCGGCAAGGCCATCGACAATAAAACCAAGCCGCTCGGCAGCCTTGGGACGCTGGAAACGCTGGCGCGCCAGCTTGGCCTGATCCAGCAAAGCACCGCGCTTGCCGTGCACGCGCCGGCCATTCTGGTCTTTGCCGGCGACCACGGGGTGGTGGCGGAAGGGATTTCGGCCTATCCGCAGGATGTGACCTGGCAGATGGTGGAGAACTTCCTGGCCGGCGGCGCCGCCATCAATGTGTTCGCGCGCCAGAACGGCTGCGCGCTGCAAGTGGTGGATGCGGGCGTCAACCATGACTTTGGCCCGCGCGCGGGACTGGTGGACTGCAAGGTGGCGCATGGCACCCGCAACTTCGCCCAGGAAGCGGCCATGACGGCCGCCGAATGCGACCGGGCGCTGCAACACGGCATGGCGCTGGCCGCCGAGCTGCCAGGAAATGTGCTGGGATTTGGCGAAATGGGCATCGGCAATACCACGGCCGCCGCCGCCCTGATGCACAAGCTGACCGGCATTCCGGTGCGCGATTGCGTGGGCGCCGGCACCGGCTTGTCGGCCGAAGGCGTCCTGCGCAAGCAGCATGTGATCGAGGCGGCTGCCGCCAAGCATGCCGGCGTCAGCGCGCCGCTGGACGTGCTGGCCACTTTCGGCGGCTTCGAGATCGCCATGATGGCTGGCGCCATGCTGAAAGCGGCCGAGCGCCGCATGCTGCTGCTGATCGATGGCTTTATCGTCACCAGCGCCCTGCTGGTGGCGGCGCGCATGCAGCCGGCGATCCTCGATTACTGCGTTTTCGCCCATTGCTCGGACGAGAACGGCCATCAGCAGATGCTGGAGCAGCTGGGCGCCCGCCCCCTGCTGCACCTGGGCCTGCGCCTGGGCGAAGGCACCGGCGCCGCCCTCGCCCTGCCGCTTCTGCACGCCGCCGTCAATTTCATGAACGAGATGGCGACCTTCGAATCGGCCCAGGTCAGCGAGAAGTCCGAATAA
- a CDS encoding ABC transporter ATP-binding protein, whose product MLSTQKLKLRIGQRTLVENLDWRVSDGECWSVIGRNGAGKSTLLRTLAGLRQPDGGQVAVENRPLKDWPLEELARSRAFLAQARNDAFSYSALETVLSARHPYHSQRYWEDSDDHQIAMRSLAAMEVDDLAARDVRTLSGGERQRVAIAAMLAQDTPLLLLDEPANALDLAHQVSVMSLLARLCREQKKTVVMVGHDLNLAHSVSSHALLLMGDGRWQAGSVDETMQPAILSDYLGHPIDIIRHGNRSIFIPLEVSA is encoded by the coding sequence ATGCTCTCGACCCAGAAACTCAAGCTGCGCATAGGCCAGCGCACGCTGGTGGAAAACCTCGACTGGCGCGTGAGCGATGGCGAGTGCTGGAGCGTAATCGGCCGCAATGGCGCCGGCAAAAGCACCTTGCTGCGCACCCTGGCCGGTCTGCGCCAGCCGGATGGCGGCCAGGTGGCGGTCGAAAATCGTCCGCTGAAGGACTGGCCGCTGGAAGAGCTGGCGCGCAGCCGCGCCTTCCTGGCGCAGGCGCGCAACGATGCCTTCTCCTACAGCGCACTGGAAACCGTGCTGTCGGCGCGCCATCCCTACCATAGCCAGCGCTATTGGGAAGACAGCGACGACCACCAGATCGCCATGCGCTCCCTGGCTGCGATGGAGGTCGACGATCTGGCTGCGCGCGATGTGCGCACGCTGTCCGGCGGCGAACGCCAGCGGGTCGCCATCGCCGCCATGCTGGCGCAGGACACGCCACTGCTGCTGCTGGACGAACCGGCCAATGCCCTGGACCTGGCGCACCAGGTCAGCGTTATGAGCCTGCTCGCGCGCCTGTGCCGCGAACAGAAGAAAACCGTGGTCATGGTTGGACATGATCTGAATCTGGCACACAGCGTATCGAGCCACGCCCTGCTGCTGATGGGTGACGGCCGCTGGCAGGCAGGCAGCGTGGACGAGACCATGCAGCCGGCCATCCTGAGCGACTACCTGGGCCACCCGATCGACATCATCCGCCACGGCAACCGCAGCATCTTCATTCCACTTGAGGTAAGCGCATGA